The genomic interval TGGCTGCGATCTCTTGCCCACCTTTGCCGCCCTGGCCGGGGCGGCAACGGACGGATCCGTTCCTCTGGACGGCATGGACATCACCGCGCTTTTACGAGAGCCTAACAAGAAGGTGTATGCGCGACCCCTGCTCTGGCACTTCCCGTATTATCACCCGGAAAAGGGATTTCAAAAAGCCCCTGCCAAGATCGGCACGGACGACTTCGTCACCAGCCAGACGCGGCCGCACTCAGCCATCCGGCTGGGCCGATACAAGCTGCTTCGCTTTGATGAAGACGGTCGCGATGAGCTCTACGACCTGTCCGCAGATCCCAGTGAAAGCAGCAACCTCGCAGCGGATCATCCGGAACTCGTCACGCAGTTGCGCGGCCAGCTCACCTCCCTGCTCAAAGAAAGCAACGCCCGCCTGGCCACCCCTGCAGGCAAGAAGGCAAAGCCATGAGAGAATCAGGACCGTTTTGGCTGCGCCTGCAGATAGGTGTGAAGCGTTGCTCCGAGAGCGGCACCCACCGCTTTGTACCCCTGCACATGGCTGCGTTCCGTATTCCAGGGAGTCTCCAGGCAGGCGGAGACGGTGTGGGGATTGCCATGAAGCTGGACCCAGTTGCGGCTGATCTGCCGCCACAGCGGATGATAACTCGCGCCGGTGATTTTGGGAGCATCCAGCATCGGCATGACGGGGGAGATGCTCTCCTGGGCCAGTTTCAAAAAGAGGCTCCAGTTTTCCCTGGCCGGCTCCGCAAGCATGTCATCAGGTCCGGCATAAAAGAAGGCTTTCAAATCTCTAGGTGCCGGATTGTGGAGATCCATAAAAACATCCATCCGCCCCTGTGCGACGAGGCTCTTGATGTGCTTCTGGGCAGCCGCCACTTCGTTCCAGTTCGGCTTCTCCGTCCAGTCACGGTTATGGTCCTGCGGCAACGCCTCCTTGCCACCGTTGCCGGTGGCTGTGTTGTCCACATCCATGATGGGCACGATGAAAATTTCAGCATGCTGTCGGACCCACTCGGCCTCCGGGCTCGTGCCCAGCAGCCATTCGGAGAATCCTTCACACACCCAGCTTGCGCCGGATTCCCACGCATGCTGCCGGGCCTGCACCCAGACACCATAGCGGCTGCCTTTGGCCAGATCTCCTTCCATGACCGTCAGCATCGGCACGTTCCGGCCCTCACGGGATTTGCAGAGTTCGGTGTCGGTAGCGGCCGCATGGGCCTGGCCCAGCCGGGTGACCATGGACGCGGCCTGTTTCGGCGTATAAGGCGGACCCCAGGCCACGAGAAGCGACGTCGCATCCGTCTTCAGGATGTAAACGATCCTGTCTTCCTGCTTGCGACCCGGGGCGGTTTGCAGCCAAGTCCGACCATCATCCACCGAGTAGGCGGCCCGTTCCGGCATGGCCCAGCTGCCGGACAGGGGCTTTCCGGAAGGCTGCCCATTGGACTGAGGCATGGGCAGGTCAGAAGCCTGAAGTTCCAAGGTCAGCTCCTTACCCGCCTGCAACCCGCTGACACGAAACTGCCACCAGCAAGGCCAGCCGCGAGCCGGATCGCCACCCGGCATGAAGCGCACCGTCTGGCTCGCGGCATCGGTTTGCACCTGCCTCACCGAGCCGCCTTCAAAATCAGCCTCCACGGTCAGCGCCATCGCCTGGCCAGTCAGGAGCATCATCATTGTCATCAAGCTCAGTCCGGCATCATGGATCCATTGTTTCATCCATCTACCAACAGTATTCACCAAGCCTTCCTTTCGTGATCCGTATTCTCTTCCCCCCGCCTATGACACACCTGCACACCGCTCTGCTGGCCTGCTGCCTTTTCATCGCTGCATCAGCCTCCGCCCAGATACGCCCGCTCGCCCAAGATTATGTGGCCCTTTGGGAATCACCAGATCCCCGCCACATTTATGGTTATACTCCTGGCATCTGCCGTCTGGATTCCGGCAGGCTGGTGGCCACCCATGAAATCTCCTCCGCTGGCAAGCCCGTGGGGCCGGATGGCAAGGCTGTGCATGAAGCCCGCATCCTGACCAGCGATGACGGTGGCAAAACCTGGACGCACCGTGCCAATTACGACCTGAGCTTTGCCCGTCCCTTTGTGGCTGGCAAGTCCCTCTACATCCTGGGCCGCAGCAAGCAGGTGGCTATCATCCGCTCAGACGATGACGGCGTCACCTGGAGTGAGCGGGTCTTTCTCAATGACGTTGGCATCTGGCACCAGTCCGCCTGCAACGTGCATTTCTCCAAAGGCAATGTCTATCTCGTCATGGAAAAGCACGCCCCTCGGCGCGGCATCCAGGCCTGGCAGATCGGCGACCTGGCCCCGGTGCTCATGCGCGCCAAGGCGGATTCCGCCCTCACCGACCGGAAGAACTGGACCTTTGCCAGCGAGCTGGTTTTTGAAGACATCTGGGATGCGAAAAAGAGCCACTACTTCGGCATTCCTTTTCATCCGGTGGACCGCAAGAAGGCCACCTTCCTGGTGCCGCCGAAGGGACGCAGCATTGCCCCGCTCGGCTGGCTGGAGACAAACGTCGTGGAATTCACCGATCCCGATCACATCTGGCATGATCCGCAGGGCAAGACCTTCCACCTTTGGATGCGCGCCCACACCGGACTAACCAATTATGCCGCCATCGCCCAGGTGAAGGAAAACGAGGACGGAAGCATGACCACCTCCCTGGTCAAGTCACCCGCTGGTAACACCATGCTCTATGTCCCCTGCCCCGGTGGCCAGATGCGTTTCCACATCCTGTGGGATGAAAAGACCAAGCTCTATTGGATGCTCGGTTCCCAGTCCACCGACTCCATGGTCCGCCCGGACCGCATGTCCCCTGACCGCTGGGGCACCCCGGACAACGAGCGCCACCGCCTGGTGCTGCACTTCTCCAAAAACATGATGGACTGGTGCTTCGCCGGGCTCGTGTGCACCGGAGCCACGCCCAAGGAATCTCGCCATTACGCCAGCATGTGCATGGATGGCGAGGACCTCTGCATCCTGAGCCGCAGCGGCGATGAAAAGGCCCACTCCGCCCACAATGGCAATGTCATCTCCTTCCACCGGGTGAAGAAGTTTCGCAGTCTTGTGTATTGAGTTCAATGGGGGCGGTCTGCTAAAGATAGGCTCACCTCATGACCCGCCGCCTTCTGCCCCTCATGCCTCTGCTGCTTCTGCCCTGCCACCTCCAGGCTGATGAAGCCGCCGCCAAGGAATATCAGCAGCGCGTGGAAACCGTCCGCGGCCTGCCTGGCTTCGTGGCCTTGTGGGACTTCGTCCGGCGGGATGCCGCCACCGGCCAGTTCACCGCGCATCAGCCTGAGGGCAGCGCTCATGACTTTCGCCTGGAGGCTGTGAATTACGTGCTGGATTATTGGGGCCAGGGCCGCGCTGCGACTTATGAGGACTTTCCTCTTTTAGGCCGTGGCCCTTTTGGCCAGGCGGTGCGGCTTCTCAATGAAACGGATGATACCTTCCGCCCCTGTCTGCTGGTGCCGCGTGAGCGCCTGCACGATACGGGGCTGGATGTGAAAGGCGTCGGCGGCTCCGTCTCCATGGTCGCCTGGGTCATCCGTGAAAGCGGCAACCACGCCATCGCCGGCATCTGGCATGAGGGCACCGATTTGCATTCCCAAAAAGGCCCGATTGTCCGCGTGGAGCAAGGCCGCCGCCAGTATGCAATCTTCGCCGGTCTGGGGGCCAAAAGCGGTGCCTCCGCCGTGCATGTCTCGGAAAACGGGGCCAAATCCTTCGGTGACAAATACGCCCGCAACCTCGCCGTGACGCCGGAGCTGATTCCTACCGCTCCGCCGGATGCCACGCCCGAAATACTCGATGCCACCTGGAGCCTGCTCGGCTTCACCTTTGACAACGCGGCCAATACCGTGACCGCCTACCTCAACGGCAAGGCCACCGATTACTGGATCGAATCCCCCGAGAAGCAGAACTTTTTCAAATGGCCCGCCCGTGGCTGGTTGCAGGCGCAGTTGCATAAGCTGCCGGGCCTGCAGGAGGGAGAAGAACCGGACTATCCCGCCGACCAATATTATCAGCCACCGGAAGAGGAGCCGCTGGAAAACAAAGTCATTTCAGAGTCCGATGACGAGCGCGTGGAGCTCCACCAGTATCCCTTCACCCGCGTCCGCGTCACCCTGGGCAAAGATGCCGAAGGCCGTTTCACGCAGATCAAGAAACGTGAACTCATCGCCCTCAAGGCCAACCCCTTCTGGTTCCCGCATGATCTCTACACACCCGCCAGTGAAAAGGAAGGCGGCCCCTTCACCATCGGCCGTTTCATTCACACCGGCCGCAGTGTCGGCTTCACCGGCTACATCGGCGGCGTGGCGGTATTTAATGAGGTGCTGACTCCTGAACAAATGGCCCGTCTAGCTGCCTTGGGACATGAGTCCGGCCCGCCGCCTCCGCTCAAGCAGGAAGACCTGAAAAACCCGTAACTACAAGTCACGGATCCAGCTCCACTTCAAAGCGCAGGAACTCGCGGCCTTGGAAAGCAGGGGAGCTGCTGCGGACTTCCAGGAGATCCGGGGAATCCACCAGAGTCTCGATGCCGGTGCTGCTCCAGGTTTGCAAATTGGTGGAACGCAGGACGCGATACTGAATGTCCGGGCGGATGCTGCTGCGGGGAAGGGCGAGCTTGAGCCTGCCGTTGGGATCGGCGGAGGCAAAGGGGAGACGGGCATTGGCGGAGCTGCCGGGGGCATTGCCCACGGCATAGTGGAAGAGATTGGAATACGAACTTCCCGGCGGGATCTCCAGGGGGTCATCTTCAGCGCCTAACAAACTTTTATTCTCCGTCTTCCACAAATGCCAGCCACTGGCGGCGGGGGCGGAGAGAAAGCCGGACTGCCAGATTTCCCCGGCATTTCCGACGGTGATGAGGCGGTTGTTCAGAAGCGTGATACCACGGATGAGCTGCGCATTGGCAAGAGGGATGCGCTGCCATTCCTGGCCGGTGACGGAAAGGTGGACGTGGCCGCGGTCGGTATCGTCTTCAGTGATGTTTCCCGCCACGTAGCGGATGCCGCCGACCATGACCATGTCGCTGACGCTCATGCCGGAGAGGAGCTGGGTTTCATCCAGGGTCTGGGCATCGGCGCTCACGGACCGCAGCCCGACGGCAAAACCGCCCAAATAAAACTCCCCGTCCATCCAGCGGACGGGCCGCACGATCTGGTTGTTGGAGAGGGTTTCCGCCCAGGTGAGTTCGGTCCAGGTTTGCAGATCGGTGGAGGTGTGGGCCCAGGTGCGCCGGCCACTGCTGTCGGCCATGGCCAGCCATCGCCCGTTACCGTAGGCCAGGGCCTGGATGTGGTCCGTTTCCGGGAAGGAAACCGCGGACCAGGATAGGCCATCGGTGGAGGTGAGCATGGTGGAATTTTCCCCCGAGACCACCCAGGTGCCGTCACCATAGGCCACACGTTGAAGGATGGAGCCACCCCAATAAACCCGGGTCCAGGTGAGGCCATCTGGGGAATGGAAGATGCAACCTTCGAAGGAACCGCCGGATTCCAGGCGCTCGCGGCCGACGGCGACGAACTGGCTGCCGTCCGAAAGGACTTCGCGGAAGTCCAGCGTGTGAGTACCGAGCGCGGCTTTCAGATCGTAGGCGGTCCAGTCTGTGCCGTTGATCGAATGGACGATGTGACCGGTGGCGCTGACCGCCACGGCGCGGGTGGTGGAAGCAGTGATGGCATTTAACTGGGCCGTGGTGCCGCTGCTGCGCTTGGTCCAGGCGGAGGAGGCCGAACCTGCGTCAATCACATGAGTGAGGGTCGTGCTGCCGCCGCGCATGTCGGAAATTTGGACGCTCACTTCGTACAAGCCGCCGGTTTCATAGGTATGGATCAGCGAAGGGCCATTGTAGCTGACCTCGCTGCCGTCGCCGACATCCCAATGATAGGCCAGCGCGTCGCCATCCGGGTCCAGGGCCTGGACATCCAGGCGGAGGGTTTGAAATGGCTGCACTTCCCCGGAGGGCACACGGCTCCAGAAAGCCAGGGGGGCCTGGTTGCCGGAGGCCGCCCCCAGCCGGACCTCCACATCCACCCATTGCCAGGGTGCTGTGCCGCCGCGCTCCACGGGGGTGATGTGGACGCCGCTGCCATCGCTGAAAGTCTGCCCGACAGGAAGCTCATAATCATCTTCCGGAAAGGAGCCAGGCCGCCCGGCACGGATGATCCAGGTGCGCCGGGGAGAGTCTAATTTTTCCCACAGCACCGACACGCCGCGCGCCAGGCGTCGCCTGCCGGGGATGTTGCGTTTGTAGCTGAGCCAGAGGAAATCTCCCGCCGCATCCGGGCGCGGGATTCGCAAGCCCCCGAGATGTCCGGGCAGTGGCGAGCGGGGGTCATCCGCCCGCCAGAGGCGGTAGCGGCCGCTGGTGGTGACGTTTTGCCACTGGGTGGCATCCAGCCAGTTTAGAAACGCTTTGGACTGGGCATCAAAATGGCCGGTGGGATAAGGCCCGCCACCCATCATGCTGGAGCCGCTGCCGTATTCGACACTGGTTCCTCCTTCTCCCAGTGGCCCATCCTCCGGATCCGGCAGCCAGCGGCTGGCGTGGCCAAGGCCATAATTGTGGCCAAATTCGTGAACAAAGACATTGAAGCCGCTGGACTGGATCCACGACCGCTTGCCTCCGATGCCGCCCAGACCGCCATATGGCAGGCCAATGCCCTTGAACTGCACGCACCAAAGGGCATAGTCATCCACGTCGTATCCCAGGTCTCGCGCAGCCGCCTCGGCGGAATTCATGATCTGCTGGCTGGGATTGTTCCCGGCAGCCTGTTCCTCGGCATAGTAGGTGCTGGGTTCCGGCATGCGGATGACCTCGGTGGTGACGGTGGTGATGAGCCGGGTTTTGCCATAGGACATCTCTTCGATGAGAGGCGAGATGCTGTTGTCCAGCTTGTCCACCAGGGCCGCATGGGTTTCGCGAGCGCCGGTGAGGTCGGAAAAATCCACACGCATGAGCAGCAGCTTCTTGGGCGTGCCCGTCCAAGGATCGTCTTCCGGAGGGGCAAACTCTTCCTCCATGAACGGAATGAAGTCCCCCGAATCACCAGACTCCAGCCAGGCGGCAAGACGCTCCACGCCTGCGGTTTCTCCAGGAATGTTCTCCCAGGCATGAAGGCGCTCGCGCAGGAGCGGAACTTCATCAGGCAGGACCTGGGCCACATAACCGCCGACAAGCACGGTGACGGCCTCGGTTTCCGCACCCGTTACGGGTTGCCCGCTCCAGAGGCTGACGCCTGCGGCCGATGCCAGCACAGGCAGAGCGCGGCGGGCGGCGGCCGTTTCGTCTCCGGTGACGATTTTAACAGCATCTGCCTCCAGTGCCGCTTCTTCCCCCAGGACAAACCCTTGCACCGGCACTCCGGCCCGGGTTAGCGGCATGCGCCGGCGGCCATGGCTGTAAGCGCGCAGAGAGGATCCGTCTTCCCGGGTGATCCTCAGCTCATGCTGCGAATAGCCCTTTTCCGGATCGCAACCGATGAAGGAATCCTGGCGCACCCACTCGCTGACCGGGCGCTCGGAGACGGCGCGGACGCCCTCAGGCAGCCGCTCCCATTCATCCCAGGTGATGGCCTGCCTGAGAGCCGCCTCGGCATCCGTGCGCATGAGGATGGAGAGCTGCTCACGGCGCTCCGAGGCCAGCCGCAGACCTTCGGCTTCCCATTGAGAAAGACGCTCCGGTACATCTGTGCCGGGTCGCGCGGTCAGCCAGAGACGCAGCGCCTCAGTCCCCTCCTTTAGGCGGTTTGCATCGGTAATCGGAGGATGAACGGGCTGAGCCTGAACCGGGGTCACCCTGGCATTCGCGGCGATGTTTTCTAATGCAGACGTTTTGTCGCTTAGCATCCCCTGCCACCACAGGCCCGCGCCGGCCGCAGCGGCCAGGAAAAGCGAAGCAAGAAGTGGGGCGGTACGGTTCATGGTCAGGCTGGGAAACGCAGATTAAACGATCAAGGCTGAGACTATTGCTAAAATAAAATCAAAACAATGCTGATGAGAGTAGGCCTAACGAGATAAAGAATTGGAGTAAAGAGGGCAAGTTTCTGCATCTGGAAGTCAGAGATGGGCAGCAGACGATGGTGGCCCCGTTGGGGGAGCCGGTGGTAGGTTGGCCACCCTCCAACCCTTATGCTCCGTCCTTTTCTTGCTCTCCTCATTTGCACGTCGGTCTGTCTGGCGCAGCCCTCGCTGCCGCCGGGCACCCTACCGCTTCCGTCGGCGGCGAAGAACGGCCGGGGGCCGCTGGCGCTGGACAATCTGCATCATCATTTGTTAGGCTCGGCTTTTGTTCATGGAGGCAAAGGCGCGGATCTGTTCCTGGCGGGCAGTGGCGGGCCGCAGATGACGTATCTGTGCCGCTGGCTGGACACGGCGGAAAATGGAGCGCCGGTCTTTGCGCCACCGGTGCCGGTGAAGAGCCCCTTTGTCCGGGGCATTGTTTTTCAAAGTTCTGACAAGACAGTGCATGGCCTGTGGATTGACAAGGAGGAGATGATCCACACTCTGTTTGATCTGGAGGCCCTGGAGTTCAAGGAGACTAAGCGCCTGAAGCTGCCGAAGGAGCTGAAAAGTCCGGCCAGCATCGCCGTGCTGGCCAATGCTGACGGCAGTTACGATGTAGCTTTTGAAATGTCGCATGAGGCCAAAGTCTATAGCGGCAAGAACAGCACGGAAGAGTGGCGGCCCTTCAACTCGTCCGGCATCGCCCAGGGGGAACTGCGCTACAAGTATCTGTATGGTGCGCACCTGCCTTCCCTGCTGAAAGGCCCGCTGACGGACCTGAAGCAGATCACTCAGACACGGCAGGAAGTGTTCTTTGCCATGCACCGGATGACGGCGGTGAACCTGGGCAAGGGTCATGAAAGAGATCTCATTACCGGCTCCCGGCAGGGCATCCTGGTGCATTATCACAACCAGGCAGAGATGGGTTTCCAACTGGAGAAAAAGCGGATGTGCGCTGGCCCGGACGGTATCGCGCTGCGCCACCCCAGCATCAGCACCAGCGTGTGCGCGTATCCCAATGCGGAGGGGCTTTCGGACCTCATCGCCGGGGGTGAAGGGGCGATCTACTTTTACCGCTTCACGGGCAAGTTTACGTCCAATGGCGCGCCCGTTTATGAAGAGCCAGTGGAGGCCATTCAGGAGAAAGCCAATCTCTATGCCGGCACTCTGCCCAGCCCGACAACGGTGGACTGGAACGGCGACGGTGTGCTGGACATCGTGGTGGGGAATTCGGAAGGGTTTGTGCTGTTTTTTGAAAACATTGGCAGCAATGACGAGCCGCGTTTTCTCCCGGCCACCCGCATCCAGGCAGGCGGGCGCGACATCCAGGTGCAGGCAGGCTATTCCGGAAGTTTGCAGGGTATTCAGGAAGCGCGCTGGGGTTACCTTTCCCCCAACGTGGCGGACTGGAATGGTGATGGCCTGCCTGATATCATCACGGGAGACATCTCGGGGGATTATCTGGTTTATATGAACCGGGGCAGCAAAAAAGAGCCGAGTTTGGAGGCTGCGCGGCCGATTTATTGTGACGGCATTGACCTGCGCGGCATGTGGCGGGCGCGCCCGGCGGTGGGAAAAATCGGTGACCGCATGGCGCTGGCCATCGTGGATGGTCAGGACCAGTTTCACCTCTACTGGCGGATTGATGACTACAACGTGGAGGACGGCGGCAAACTGCTCCAGGAAAACGGCAAACCCATTGGTGCCAGCGGCGGAGTCGGTGGCCGCAGCGGACGCTGTAAGCTGGACTTCTTCGACTGGAATGAGGACGGCAAGATGGATTTTGTCATCGGCACCGCGAGGACCAATTCCATCCCGGACCAGAAAACCGGTCTGCCGATGCCGTTCATTGGCGAGAAAACCCTGGGCACGCCGTTGCTGATGCTGAACACCGGCACGGCGGAAAAGCCCCGCTTCGCCCGGCCCGTCCCCTTCCGTGATGAAAACGATGCCATTGTCCAGCCAGGCGGCGCCCATGAGACGGGCGCGGTCGGCACAATGCTGGGCAAAGACGGCCCCAACCTGCTGGTGTGCAGCGAAACTGGACGCCTGTATTTGCTGCCTGGCAAGAAGCTGAAAACCCACTGAATCCTGATCCTGAAACGCATGAAATTCTCCCTCCTGACCAGCCTCCTCCTCTGCACAACGTCCTTCGCCGCAGAAAAGATGAATGTCCTGTTCATCGCCGCTGACGATCTGCGCAATGACCTGGGCTGCTATGGCGATACCGTGGTGAAGACTCCTCACCTGGACCGGCTGGCGAAGCGCGGTCTGGTCTTTGACCGCGCCTACTGCCAGCAGGCAGTGTGCAATCCCTCACGTGCCTCCTTGCTGACCGGCAGGAGGCTGGACAACCTGCGCATCTGGGACCTGCCCACGCATTTCCGTGAGCATGCTCCCGATGCGGTGACGCTGCCGCAGCACTTCAAAAACAACGGCTACTTCACCCAGAACGTGGGCAAGATGTTTCACAACTGGATCCACGAAGTCCAAGGAGATCCCGCCTCCTGGAGCGTGCCGGCGGTGATGCACTTTGCCTCACACGGAACGGACAAGGCGCAAGTAGAAGGCGAACTGCCGCCAAACCTGGCCCAGGACCCAAAATGTGAATGCCGGGACGTGCCGGATGAAGCCTACTTTGACGGACGGGTGGCCTCACTGGCAGTGAAGGCGATTGGCGAACTGAAAGCCAAAAAGGACCCCTTCTTTCTGGCGGTCGGCTTTTGGAAACCGCACTCCCCTTTCAATGCGCCGAAGCGCTACTGGGACATGTATCAACGCGAAGATGTGCCGATGCCCAAGAACCCGGACTGGCCGGTGGATGCGCCCCGCATCGCCTGGCATAACGGGCGCGAGATCCGCAGTGACAAGCAGCGCGAGCTGACCCCGGAAGCCATCCGCGAAATCCGCCACGGTTACCTGGCCAACATCAGCTACATGGATGCGCAGATCGGTCGCGTGCTGGAGGAGCTGGACCGCCAGGGATTGACGGACAAAACGCTCATCGTCTTCTGGTCCGACCACGGTTACCACCTGGGGGAGCACACCCTGTGGGCCAAGACCTCCAACTTTGAACTGGATGCCCGGGTTCCGCTCATCATCGCCCAGCCAGGCGGGAAAACGGCCGGGCAAAAGACCCCGGCACTGGCCGAGCTGATGGATCTTTACCCCACGCTGTCCGAGCTCTGTGGCCTCCCCTCCCCGGCGGGCGTGGACGGCGTGAGCCTGGCCCCGGTGCTGGCGGATGCCACTGCGACTGTGCGGCCTGCCGCGCTGTCCCAGCATCCGCGCCCGGCGTATTATAAAGGAGCCCCGGAAGCGATGGGCTACTCCATCCGCAGCGCCACGCACCGCTATACCGAATGGCGCGACTGGAAGACAGGTAAGACGCTGGCCACGGAGCTTTATGACCATCAAACAGACCCCGATGAAACCCGCAATGTCTCTCTGGACCAGGATAGTGAAGCCGTGGTCAAAGAGCATGCCAAGCTGCTGCAAACGATGAACCCCATCGTGCAGCCCGGCTGGAAACCGGTTCTGGAGTGACGTTCCACTCCGTACAGGATTTGAAAGATCAACCGATAATAAGCCAGACGGCGGCCACGAGCGTCATCACAAAGAGAGTCCACTCAAAGGGTTTTTGCGGGATGCGCTTGAGGATCTGCCAGCCTAGGAGGATGCCCAGCACCACGGCGGGCAGGAGGACGAGATTGGTCATCAATGACTGGGGGTGAATGATCCCCAGGTTGGCCGAAAAGGGGACTTTGAAGAGATTGATGAAGAGAAAGAAGCGGCTGAAGACACCCAGGTGCTCCTTTTTCTCCAGGCGCTGGGAGAGCAGGTAAACGGTCATCACCGGACCTGCAGCATTGGCCAGCATGGTGGTGACGCCTGCGCAGAGCCCCATGGCCCAGGCAAATAGGCGGTGGCTGGTGAGCACTTGCAGAGCACCCTGGCTGGCATCCAGGAGGAGCTTGAAACCGAGAAGGCTGATGATGAGCCAGCCGATGACCATCCTGGCGGTGCCGTTATCAATTTCCCCCAGGAGGAAATACCCGGCAATGACGCCCAAAATGGCCGGCGGTGCCATGGGGATGATGCGCCGCCAGCTCCCGCCATGCCGGTTGATAAAATAGCCCATGAAATCGGCGACGATAAGCAAAGGCAGCACGAGGCCGACGGAGGCCTTGGCCCCAAAGGCCTGGGCCATCAGTACGACATTCAGGGTGGCGGTGCCAGAGAGACCGCTTTTGGACAGGCCGATGCACAGCGCGGCGATGCTGGCCAGAATGAGGATGCGGAGATCCCCAGTGAAGAGGGTATGCTGCTGGAGCCAGTCGGGAATCAAAGGCGGTCAGGGGTGTGTCCGTCCACTCTTCCGCCCTGGTGGAGCCTTGTCTTGTGATTTTTCCAGAGACCTATTGAAGCCGA from Prosthecobacter sp. SYSU 5D2 carries:
- a CDS encoding sulfite exporter TauE/SafE family protein; protein product: MIPDWLQQHTLFTGDLRILILASIAALCIGLSKSGLSGTATLNVVLMAQAFGAKASVGLVLPLLIVADFMGYFINRHGGSWRRIIPMAPPAILGVIAGYFLLGEIDNGTARMVIGWLIISLLGFKLLLDASQGALQVLTSHRLFAWAMGLCAGVTTMLANAAGPVMTVYLLSQRLEKKEHLGVFSRFFLFINLFKVPFSANLGIIHPQSLMTNLVLLPAVVLGILLGWQILKRIPQKPFEWTLFVMTLVAAVWLIIG